One window of the Amycolatopsis mediterranei genome contains the following:
- a CDS encoding TauD/TfdA dioxygenase family protein, producing MEQYELDAVKRITTRPARGYRTLAVRGLTPVLGAEVTGLDLTRELTDEQLTELKTAFLDHHVLVFRDQDISVEDHKRLATSFGELRPVNPPPEHGDPYILEVATAPESANVFGNGWHADGTADEEPSLGSMLHITRMPEPGSGGDTLFANMHLAYDMLSPKLKELLAGLTAIHDGAHAFRGHKIPEGYEPPVSEHPVVVRHPETDRPLLFVNPAYTSRIPQLSADESQAVLDLLFSVVPNRPMLACRVRWEPNTLVFWDNRCVQHHATYDYYPHTRFGHRVAINGGPLKG from the coding sequence ATGGAGCAGTACGAACTCGACGCCGTCAAGCGGATCACGACGCGGCCGGCGCGCGGCTACCGGACCCTGGCGGTGCGGGGCCTGACCCCGGTGCTCGGCGCCGAGGTCACCGGCCTCGACCTGACCCGCGAGCTCACCGACGAGCAGCTCACCGAGCTGAAGACGGCCTTCCTGGACCACCACGTGCTGGTGTTCCGCGACCAGGACATCTCGGTCGAGGACCACAAGCGCCTGGCCACGAGCTTCGGCGAGCTGCGCCCGGTGAACCCGCCGCCCGAGCACGGCGACCCGTACATCCTCGAGGTCGCGACCGCACCGGAGTCGGCCAACGTCTTCGGCAACGGCTGGCACGCCGACGGCACCGCCGACGAGGAGCCGTCACTGGGCTCGATGCTGCACATCACGCGGATGCCGGAACCGGGCAGCGGCGGCGACACGCTCTTCGCGAACATGCACCTCGCCTACGACATGCTGTCGCCGAAGCTGAAGGAGCTGCTGGCCGGGCTGACCGCGATCCACGACGGCGCCCACGCCTTCCGCGGCCACAAGATCCCCGAAGGCTACGAGCCGCCGGTGAGCGAGCACCCGGTGGTGGTGCGGCACCCCGAGACCGACCGGCCCCTGCTGTTCGTCAACCCGGCCTACACCTCGCGCATCCCGCAGCTGTCGGCCGACGAGAGCCAGGCGGTGCTCGACCTGCTGTTCTCGGTCGTGCCGAACCGGCCGATGCTCGCGTGCCGCGTGCGGTGGGAGCCGAACACGCTGGTGTTCTGGGACAACCGGTGCGTCCAGCACCACGCCACCTACGACTACTACCCGCACACCCGCTTCGGCCACCGCGTCGCGATCAACGGCGGCCCGCTCAAAGGCTGA
- a CDS encoding cytochrome P450 family protein codes for MSSEPVVDVRDPAVLDDPMRGYDRILAASPVCRARLPNGAEGWLVTGSAEVRAVLADPAVRNDPAGLPGQGAQTQEETFLALGTPREHLPYLRASLLSLDGAEHTRLRRSISHAFGASRVAALRPRVQQIVDALLDGLGEEADLLAEYAYPLAMAVVCEMVGVPEADWADWYRWGKVLVDGDPARITPTLGEMFAYCHALVDRRRAEPRADLLSEVVAQDDLTDVDAVALVVFLVLAGHETMAHMLANAALALMRDPAQRKLLREEPELWPAAIRELVRTDGPVQLARLRYAATDLEVGGVRIKAGDAVQAVLGAANRDPAQFAHPHAADVRRQAAHGGREGSVGFGWGPHFCLGVALAKLEAEVALRSLFERFPESEPVGDPAWVPLPRARHRVALAVRLR; via the coding sequence ATGTCGTCCGAACCCGTGGTGGACGTCCGCGATCCGGCCGTCCTCGACGACCCGATGCGCGGCTACGACCGCATCCTCGCCGCGTCACCGGTCTGCCGGGCCCGGCTGCCGAACGGCGCGGAGGGCTGGCTGGTGACCGGCAGCGCCGAGGTCCGCGCCGTGCTGGCGGATCCGGCCGTGCGCAACGACCCGGCGGGCCTGCCGGGCCAGGGCGCGCAGACGCAGGAGGAGACGTTCCTCGCGCTCGGCACCCCGCGGGAGCACCTGCCCTACCTGCGGGCGAGCCTGCTGAGCCTCGACGGCGCCGAGCACACGCGGCTGCGCCGCAGCATCAGCCACGCGTTCGGCGCGTCGCGGGTCGCCGCGCTGCGCCCGCGGGTGCAGCAGATCGTCGACGCGTTGCTCGATGGCCTCGGCGAGGAGGCGGACCTGCTCGCCGAGTACGCCTACCCGCTGGCCATGGCGGTGGTGTGCGAGATGGTCGGGGTGCCCGAAGCGGACTGGGCGGACTGGTACCGCTGGGGCAAGGTCCTGGTCGACGGCGACCCGGCGCGGATCACGCCGACGCTGGGCGAGATGTTCGCCTACTGCCACGCTCTGGTGGACCGCCGCCGCGCCGAACCGCGGGCCGACCTGCTCAGCGAGGTCGTGGCCCAGGACGACCTGACCGACGTCGACGCCGTGGCCCTGGTCGTGTTCCTGGTGCTCGCCGGGCACGAAACGATGGCGCACATGCTGGCCAACGCGGCGCTGGCGCTGATGCGCGACCCCGCGCAGCGGAAGCTGCTGCGCGAGGAGCCGGAGCTGTGGCCGGCGGCGATCCGCGAGCTGGTCCGCACGGACGGGCCGGTCCAGCTGGCCCGCTTGCGTTACGCCGCAACGGACCTGGAGGTCGGTGGCGTGCGGATCAAGGCGGGGGACGCGGTGCAGGCGGTCCTCGGCGCCGCCAACCGCGATCCGGCGCAGTTCGCGCACCCGCACGCCGCGGACGTGCGCCGGCAGGCCGCGCACGGCGGCCGGGAAGGCAGCGTCGGATTCGGCTGGGGGCCGCACTTCTGCCTCGGCGTCGCGCTGGCGAAGCTGGAGGCGGAAGTCGCGCTGCGGAGCTTGTTCGAGCGCTTCCCGGAGTCCGAGCCGGTGGGTGACCCGGCGTGGGTGCCGCTGCCGCGCGCCCGCCACCGGGTCGCCTTGGCGGTGCGGCTGCGGTGA
- a CDS encoding non-ribosomal peptide synthetase: MTSIARRVHDRALRHPDALAVSDGLRRLTYAELNAGAAAVAEALAHRGIRPGDAVAVALPRSAELIQVMLGVLRLGGQVVPLDRQSPPARRDAILADARAATVVSDELPGVTPAELLAEPAEAGTPAEPAPASFLFATSGTTGRPKGVEVRDAGILRLAEPGWLDIGTRFACLANPAFDALSFEVWVPLLTGGTCVVLDDETVRDPQSFADALVREHIDTMFVTATLFNAVAETVPGSFATVRRVVIGGEQLNAPLIRRWYRANPDAPTRLQNGYGPTETTTFALSYAIPRGFDGDVVPIGRPLPGTGAVAVTPDERVAAEGEVAELYLSGAGVALGYRGLPAETARRFVRLPWFDDGRARFYRTGDLVRVLPGGRYAYVGRTDRQVKVRGFRIEPGELEQRLLAHPEIRQVHVAVRRAATAELLAFVVAGELSYDAFEAHLSETVPAYMRPHHVFRVGELPRNANGKIDEAALLAGGFSSWRPESGGDATAWEREVLDVVTETLDVPDLRPGDRWLRSGGDSLKALRLRFAIRERWGADLAPSVVQRGTFADLAAAISGAGRAAYPEPGAPTTAATAPATSEQQRLWLLQQRNPASTAYHVPLAFRVTGEADVDALRRDVRGLVERHPALRTAFEATPDGLRQVTKPAYDPWTEPGEDFFTAPFDFASGRLLRAAWRPDGTFLLCLHHIAVDGWSLNILFRELSGASPRSAHTPLDFAAWQARWFASPGYRAQLTDRFDDAEPLGEASLAGRLHTTRIDRERVDEWAGELGLTRFQLLLGVFAWSLYAVTGRTRPRIAAPVANRPVREFEDSVGMFANTVRLPLTVDPEEDLDTQLRRLGEASGAALDGQDIAFADLDPGYAAFDYLFVLENTDFAALRLPGCSVSPQWIEAAEAKCALTLSVVERPDGFDCLWEYGDGHFTEAEATALGEVFDRALHGDARTPDRHDHGRGADTGLTWETVAEGFARQVARTPDTPALTGGTTLTYAELDAHAARLAATLPADATDIALYFKPSAEHVVALLALARLNITAVPLDPAYPPELLRAMLDRVRPRCVLLAPGETFETDVERRFVTLTGGPVPHVPARHAGRPLYTLFTSGSTGVPKGVRVPDRTLANLLQWQDAPPAATQQFSMLSFDVSFQEIFTTLCGGGALHLIRPEWRHDVPALLAQLDTAGIERIFLPYVALQLLAEHGVRLGRYPARLRDVITAGEQLVCTPAIRRWFAGLPGARLHNHYGPTETHVVSALTLDGDPAAWPDRPAIGRPVANAVLRVADAAGAPLPPGQVGELLIGGLAANRCYLGEAAPEKFAELPELYYRSGDLAHFDRAGLLHFDGRADRQVKLSGHRLELGQVEAALLRHPDVVNAVVAAEDGRLTAFLECRRTPSASELADFLVPLLPPHARVDRFRVVDALPRTPSGKLDRDAAVRVPGTDLHRTADRPSSELAALFEEVTGAPIGPDETFFAAGAGSLALMRFHLRCAEAGYRFTVADLFEHVTLRDLTRHLESGPAPARAAGRDAADEPVAVVGMAVRLPGARDLAAFWELVVSGRRGIEEFPAADGLVGARSLPADPLAFDPEHFGISHRDAALMDPQQRQLLMACVEALAHAGITSGAGVGLIAGCGENTYFQQMLREADPAALPDGFQLALHHEKDFLATKVAYHLDLTGPALTTQTACSSSLVAVHQAAGMLRGGEADVMLAGGVLVDVTLAAGYRYRPQHIFSADGHCRPFSDDADGTVGGSGVGVVVLKPLSAARRAGDTVYAVLTGSALTNDGAVKQGYSAPSPAGQRAAIQAALRRAGRPGADVGYVEAHGTGTRLGDPIEVAALREAMPDATGCALSSVKSQLGHLGAAAGVVSFIRAALAVHHGVLPPTVDFRAPNPAVDLGPFRVPTRAEPWPAGPRVAGVSSFGIGGTNAHVVLESVRPVPPPRPDPVRCLVLSARSAAALRLAAARVADYLAAHPESYVDVLRHLQTGRPEERWRMAAACEDAAAAVEWLRTAEPQEVPSAALARANAASTPTEPQKAPSAPLSPANAASAPAQPRHAPTSPPREAAEAAAAWTVGAPVGWSQAPCPAPWDFPPPAFAARDFDFPRKPATTRRPETAWLHQPTWVRLRRATTAAPTDRVLVICGEGPLTAPALDAAYPRVVRVQAADRFARPSPDTFEADPADTAQLRQILDVLPDTGIDWLHTLPLGIAGPVGEESLDRARWACLDTPAALLRAAHDRPLRTWWVSAGAVPANTPVTHPEAGLLAGVTAVGPQESGLPGHWVDLERPDLDRIADLLTGPTPPERVALRAGFWWTQGSAPVAATEVELHDGTYLVLGGTGGIGTAVAEELLTRTSGRVILLARHPFLPEALKPWADRVDLLAADLSTVTADEIPGPLAGIVHAAGTPAGGLIATRGASTPTGKLAGALLVERLIERDRPDFAVYCSSLSAQFGGAGQLDYAAANGFLDALAHRDGPTARLAIGWDVWRDSGMAVTALETDTRHQAHLAVGLSDEEGRRTFARALATGLPHLLVATTGLDAARAFHEREATPTVKPAAADLTEEVRALLGVAELDPDVPLYDLGADSLTLLDVVDSVKRLYGVDLDLAWLGPEVTMSALLAKLAEAADTGEVVVQVWREGSGEQAVCLVHPVGGDVHAYRPLVEALPPGLGVCVIADPALGRPEPPGWPVADRARRYYAAVRTQFPGRTWQLAGWSFGAWVAAGMAAEAEAAGQPVRALHLIDPPPPGASAAGYSDAQLETVFERELGASGGTAGEHARRLARACRANLRSMTGHELPRLTTTPSHVWLATEPEPGLPVAGRDGWRALLPEPSDWHELPATHYGIVRAPHVTAVAAAIGL; this comes from the coding sequence ATGACGTCGATCGCCCGCCGCGTCCACGACCGGGCCCTGCGGCACCCGGACGCCCTCGCCGTGTCCGACGGCCTCCGCCGGCTCACCTACGCCGAGCTGAACGCGGGCGCCGCCGCCGTCGCGGAAGCCCTGGCCCACCGGGGAATCCGCCCGGGTGACGCGGTCGCCGTCGCGTTGCCGCGGTCGGCGGAGCTGATCCAGGTCATGCTGGGCGTGCTGCGCCTCGGCGGCCAGGTCGTCCCGCTGGACCGGCAGAGCCCGCCCGCGCGCCGGGACGCCATCCTCGCCGACGCGCGCGCGGCCACCGTCGTCAGCGACGAGCTGCCCGGCGTCACGCCGGCCGAACTCCTGGCCGAACCCGCCGAAGCGGGCACGCCCGCCGAGCCCGCACCGGCGTCGTTCCTCTTCGCCACCTCCGGCACGACCGGGCGGCCCAAGGGCGTCGAGGTCCGCGACGCCGGGATCCTGCGGCTGGCCGAACCCGGCTGGCTCGACATCGGCACGCGGTTCGCCTGCCTGGCCAACCCGGCGTTCGACGCGCTCAGCTTCGAGGTCTGGGTGCCGCTGCTGACCGGCGGCACGTGCGTCGTGCTCGACGACGAAACCGTCCGCGACCCGCAGTCCTTCGCCGACGCGCTGGTCCGCGAGCACATCGACACGATGTTCGTGACCGCGACGCTGTTCAACGCGGTCGCCGAGACCGTGCCGGGCAGCTTCGCCACCGTGCGCCGCGTCGTCATCGGCGGCGAGCAGCTCAACGCCCCGCTGATCCGCCGCTGGTACCGGGCCAACCCGGACGCCCCGACGCGGCTGCAGAACGGCTACGGCCCGACCGAGACCACGACGTTCGCGCTCAGCTACGCGATCCCGCGCGGGTTCGACGGCGACGTCGTGCCGATCGGCCGTCCGCTGCCGGGCACCGGCGCGGTCGCGGTGACGCCGGACGAGCGCGTGGCCGCCGAAGGCGAGGTCGCCGAGCTGTACCTCTCCGGAGCCGGCGTCGCGCTCGGTTACCGCGGCCTGCCCGCGGAGACCGCGCGGCGGTTCGTCCGGCTGCCGTGGTTCGACGACGGCCGCGCCCGGTTCTACCGCACCGGCGACCTGGTCCGGGTGCTGCCGGGCGGCCGGTACGCCTACGTCGGGCGCACCGACCGGCAGGTGAAGGTCCGCGGGTTCCGGATCGAGCCGGGCGAACTGGAGCAGCGGCTCCTGGCCCACCCGGAGATCCGGCAGGTCCACGTCGCCGTGCGCCGCGCGGCCACGGCCGAGCTGCTCGCCTTCGTCGTGGCCGGCGAGCTCTCCTACGACGCCTTCGAAGCGCACCTGAGCGAGACCGTGCCGGCCTACATGCGGCCGCACCACGTGTTCCGCGTCGGCGAGCTGCCCCGCAACGCGAACGGGAAGATCGACGAAGCCGCGCTCCTGGCGGGCGGGTTCTCGTCCTGGCGGCCGGAGTCCGGCGGCGACGCGACGGCGTGGGAGCGCGAGGTCTTGGACGTCGTCACGGAGACCCTCGACGTCCCGGACCTCCGTCCCGGCGACCGGTGGCTGCGGTCCGGGGGCGACTCGCTCAAGGCGTTGCGGCTGCGGTTCGCGATCCGGGAACGCTGGGGCGCGGACCTGGCGCCGTCGGTCGTGCAGCGCGGGACGTTCGCCGATCTCGCCGCGGCGATCTCGGGCGCCGGCCGCGCGGCCTACCCGGAGCCCGGCGCACCGACCACCGCGGCCACCGCACCCGCCACCAGTGAGCAGCAGCGGCTTTGGCTTCTGCAGCAACGAAATCCGGCCTCCACGGCGTACCACGTGCCGCTGGCCTTCCGCGTCACCGGCGAAGCAGACGTCGACGCCCTGCGCCGGGACGTGCGTGGCCTGGTCGAGCGGCACCCGGCGCTGCGCACCGCGTTCGAGGCCACCCCCGACGGCCTGCGGCAGGTGACGAAACCGGCGTACGACCCGTGGACCGAGCCCGGCGAGGACTTCTTCACCGCGCCGTTCGACTTCGCGTCGGGCCGGCTGCTGCGTGCGGCCTGGCGTCCCGACGGCACGTTCCTGCTGTGCCTGCACCACATCGCGGTCGACGGCTGGTCGCTCAACATCCTGTTCCGGGAGCTTTCCGGCGCCTCACCGCGGAGCGCGCACACGCCACTCGACTTCGCCGCCTGGCAGGCCCGCTGGTTCGCCTCCCCCGGCTACCGCGCCCAGCTGACCGACCGCTTCGACGACGCCGAGCCCCTCGGTGAAGCGTCCCTGGCCGGACGGCTGCACACGACCCGCATCGACCGCGAGCGCGTCGACGAGTGGGCCGGCGAGCTGGGCCTGACCCGGTTCCAGCTCCTGCTGGGCGTGTTCGCGTGGAGCCTCTACGCGGTGACCGGGCGGACCCGGCCCCGGATCGCCGCCCCGGTCGCGAACCGGCCGGTGCGCGAGTTCGAAGACAGCGTCGGGATGTTCGCCAACACCGTCCGGCTGCCGCTGACCGTGGACCCGGAAGAAGACCTGGACACCCAGCTCCGCCGGCTCGGCGAAGCGTCCGGTGCGGCCCTGGACGGCCAGGACATCGCGTTCGCCGACCTCGATCCGGGGTACGCGGCCTTCGACTACCTGTTCGTCCTGGAGAACACCGACTTCGCGGCGCTGCGGCTGCCCGGCTGCTCGGTCAGTCCACAGTGGATCGAAGCGGCCGAGGCCAAGTGCGCGCTCACGCTGTCGGTCGTGGAACGCCCCGACGGCTTCGACTGCCTGTGGGAGTACGGCGATGGCCACTTCACCGAAGCCGAGGCGACGGCCCTCGGCGAAGTCTTCGACCGCGCCCTGCACGGCGACGCCCGGACGCCCGACCGCCATGACCACGGCCGTGGTGCGGACACGGGGCTGACGTGGGAAACCGTGGCCGAAGGCTTCGCGCGGCAGGTCGCGCGGACCCCCGACACCCCGGCGTTGACCGGCGGCACGACGCTGACGTACGCCGAACTGGACGCGCACGCGGCCCGGCTCGCCGCCACCCTGCCCGCGGACGCCACCGACATCGCGCTGTACTTCAAGCCGTCGGCCGAGCACGTCGTCGCGCTCCTCGCCCTGGCCCGGCTGAATATCACCGCCGTGCCGCTGGACCCCGCGTACCCGCCGGAACTGCTGCGCGCCATGCTCGACCGGGTCCGGCCGCGCTGCGTCCTGCTCGCCCCCGGGGAAACGTTCGAGACCGATGTCGAGCGGCGGTTCGTCACGCTCACCGGCGGGCCGGTGCCCCACGTCCCGGCCCGGCACGCCGGACGGCCGCTCTACACGCTGTTCACCTCGGGCTCGACCGGCGTGCCCAAGGGCGTGCGCGTCCCGGACCGCACGCTGGCCAACCTGCTGCAGTGGCAGGACGCGCCGCCCGCGGCGACGCAGCAGTTCTCGATGCTTTCGTTCGACGTGTCGTTCCAGGAGATCTTCACGACGCTCTGCGGCGGCGGGGCGCTGCACCTGATCCGCCCGGAATGGCGGCACGACGTCCCGGCGCTGCTGGCGCAGCTGGACACCGCCGGGATCGAACGGATCTTCCTGCCGTACGTGGCGTTGCAGCTGCTCGCCGAGCACGGCGTCCGGCTCGGGCGGTACCCGGCGCGGCTGCGGGACGTGATCACCGCCGGCGAGCAGCTGGTGTGCACGCCGGCGATCCGCCGCTGGTTCGCCGGGCTGCCCGGCGCGCGCCTGCACAACCACTACGGCCCGACCGAAACCCACGTCGTCAGCGCCCTGACCCTCGACGGCGACCCCGCGGCGTGGCCGGACCGGCCCGCCATCGGGCGTCCGGTGGCGAACGCGGTCCTGCGGGTCGCCGACGCCGCGGGCGCGCCGCTGCCGCCGGGACAGGTCGGCGAGCTGCTCATCGGCGGTCTCGCGGCGAACCGCTGTTACCTCGGCGAAGCGGCTCCGGAGAAGTTCGCCGAGCTGCCGGAGCTGTACTACCGCAGCGGCGACCTCGCCCACTTCGACCGCGCCGGGCTGCTGCACTTCGACGGCCGCGCCGACCGGCAGGTCAAGCTCAGCGGCCACCGCCTCGAACTCGGGCAGGTCGAGGCGGCGCTGCTGCGGCATCCGGACGTCGTCAACGCGGTGGTCGCGGCCGAGGACGGCCGGCTGACGGCGTTCCTGGAGTGCCGCCGGACGCCTTCCGCGTCGGAGCTGGCCGATTTCCTGGTGCCGCTGCTGCCGCCGCACGCGCGGGTGGACCGCTTCCGCGTCGTCGACGCCCTGCCGCGCACGCCGAGCGGGAAGCTCGACCGGGACGCGGCTGTCCGCGTGCCGGGGACGGATCTCCACCGGACGGCCGACCGGCCGTCGAGCGAGCTGGCGGCGCTGTTCGAAGAGGTGACCGGTGCGCCGATCGGTCCCGACGAGACGTTCTTCGCCGCCGGCGCCGGCTCGCTGGCGCTGATGCGGTTCCACCTGCGCTGCGCCGAAGCCGGCTACCGGTTCACCGTGGCGGACCTCTTCGAGCACGTCACCCTCCGGGACCTGACGCGCCACCTCGAGAGCGGTCCGGCTCCGGCTCGGGCCGCGGGCCGGGATGCCGCCGACGAGCCGGTGGCGGTCGTCGGCATGGCGGTGCGGCTGCCCGGCGCGCGGGACCTGGCCGCGTTCTGGGAACTGGTCGTCTCGGGTCGCCGGGGCATCGAGGAGTTCCCGGCGGCGGACGGCCTGGTCGGCGCGCGCAGCCTGCCGGCCGATCCGCTGGCGTTCGACCCGGAGCACTTCGGGATCAGTCACCGCGACGCGGCGCTGATGGACCCGCAGCAGCGGCAGCTGCTGATGGCGTGCGTGGAGGCCTTGGCGCACGCCGGGATCACTTCGGGTGCCGGCGTCGGGCTGATCGCGGGCTGTGGGGAGAACACCTACTTCCAGCAGATGCTGCGCGAGGCCGACCCGGCGGCGCTGCCCGACGGCTTCCAGCTGGCCCTGCACCACGAGAAGGACTTCCTCGCCACGAAGGTCGCCTACCACCTCGACCTGACCGGGCCCGCGTTGACGACCCAGACCGCGTGTTCGAGTTCACTGGTCGCGGTCCACCAGGCGGCGGGGATGCTGCGAGGCGGCGAAGCGGACGTGATGCTGGCGGGCGGCGTGCTCGTCGACGTCACCCTGGCCGCGGGGTACCGGTACCGGCCGCAGCACATCTTCTCGGCGGACGGGCACTGCCGCCCGTTCAGCGACGACGCGGACGGCACGGTGGGCGGCAGCGGCGTCGGCGTGGTGGTGCTGAAGCCGCTTTCGGCGGCCCGTCGTGCCGGCGACACGGTGTATGCGGTGCTCACGGGCTCCGCCCTGACCAACGACGGCGCGGTGAAGCAGGGCTACAGCGCACCGTCCCCGGCCGGGCAACGCGCGGCGATCCAGGCCGCGCTCCGGCGGGCCGGCCGCCCGGGCGCGGACGTCGGCTACGTGGAGGCGCACGGGACCGGGACCCGCCTCGGCGACCCGATCGAGGTGGCGGCCCTGCGCGAGGCGATGCCCGATGCGACGGGGTGTGCGTTGTCCTCGGTGAAGAGCCAGCTCGGGCACCTGGGCGCGGCGGCGGGCGTGGTGAGCTTCATCCGCGCGGCCCTGGCGGTGCACCACGGCGTGCTGCCGCCCACGGTCGACTTCCGCGCGCCGAACCCGGCGGTGGACCTGGGGCCGTTCCGCGTGCCGACCCGGGCGGAGCCGTGGCCGGCGGGCCCGCGGGTGGCGGGGGTGAGCAGCTTCGGCATCGGCGGGACGAACGCGCACGTGGTGCTGGAGTCGGTCCGCCCGGTGCCGCCCCCGCGCCCGGATCCGGTGCGGTGCTTGGTGCTTTCGGCGCGCAGCGCAGCCGCACTGCGCCTGGCGGCGGCTCGGGTGGCGGACTACCTGGCCGCACATCCGGAGTCCTATGTGGACGTGCTCCGCCACCTGCAGACCGGCCGCCCGGAAGAGCGCTGGCGCATGGCGGCGGCCTGCGAGGACGCAGCCGCGGCGGTCGAGTGGCTCCGCACCGCCGAGCCCCAAGAGGTGCCCAGCGCGGCGCTTGCCCGGGCAAACGCCGCCTCCACGCCAACCGAACCCCAAAAGGCGCCCAGCGCGCCACTCTCCCCGGCAAACGCCGCATCCGCGCCAGCCCAGCCCCGCCATGCCCCCACCTCGCCGCCGCGCGAGGCCGCCGAGGCGGCTGCCGCTTGGACCGTCGGCGCTCCCGTCGGCTGGAGCCAGGCCCCCTGCCCCGCGCCATGGGACTTCCCGCCGCCCGCCTTCGCCGCGCGCGACTTCGACTTCCCCCGCAAACCCGCCACCACGCGACGGCCCGAAACCGCGTGGCTGCACCAGCCCACCTGGGTCCGCCTCCGCCGCGCGACCACCGCCGCCCCCACCGATCGCGTCCTCGTCATCTGCGGCGAAGGCCCGCTCACCGCCCCCGCCCTCGACGCCGCCTACCCACGCGTCGTGCGGGTCCAGGCCGCAGACCGCTTCGCCCGCCCAAGCCCCGACACCTTCGAAGCCGACCCGGCCGACACCGCCCAGCTCAGGCAAATCCTCGACGTCCTGCCCGACACGGGAATCGACTGGCTGCACACCCTCCCCCTCGGCATCGCCGGACCCGTCGGCGAAGAGTCACTGGACCGCGCGCGCTGGGCCTGCCTCGACACACCCGCCGCTCTCCTACGGGCCGCCCACGACCGTCCACTCAGGACGTGGTGGGTCTCCGCCGGGGCCGTGCCCGCAAACACGCCCGTCACGCACCCCGAGGCCGGGCTGCTCGCCGGGGTCACCGCCGTCGGCCCGCAGGAAAGCGGCCTGCCCGGCCACTGGGTCGACCTCGAACGCCCCGACCTGGACCGAATCGCCGACCTCCTCACCGGACCGACCCCGCCGGAGCGCGTCGCCCTGCGCGCCGGCTTCTGGTGGACGCAGGGCAGCGCGCCCGTCGCAGCTACCGAGGTCGAGCTCCACGACGGCACGTACCTCGTCCTCGGCGGCACCGGCGGCATCGGCACGGCGGTCGCCGAGGAGCTGCTGACCCGCACCAGCGGCCGCGTCATCCTGCTCGCGCGTCACCCCTTCCTGCCTGAGGCGCTCAAACCGTGGGCGGACCGCGTCGACCTGCTGGCCGCCGACCTCAGCACCGTCACCGCCGACGAGATCCCCGGTCCCCTCGCCGGGATCGTGCACGCGGCCGGGACACCGGCCGGCGGCCTGATCGCCACCCGCGGCGCAAGCACGCCGACCGGCAAACTCGCCGGCGCCCTGCTCGTGGAACGGCTCATCGAACGCGACCGGCCGGACTTCGCCGTCTACTGCTCGTCGCTGTCCGCGCAGTTCGGCGGCGCCGGCCAGCTCGACTACGCCGCCGCCAACGGGTTCCTCGACGCGCTCGCCCACCGCGACGGCCCGACCGCCCGGCTCGCCATCGGCTGGGACGTCTGGCGCGACAGCGGCATGGCCGTCACGGCCCTGGAAACCGACACCCGGCACCAGGCCCACCTGGCCGTCGGCCTGAGCGACGAGGAGGGCCGGCGCACCTTCGCCCGCGCACTGGCGACGGGCCTTCCGCACCTCCTGGTCGCGACGACCGGCCTCGACGCCGCCCGCGCCTTCCACGAACGCGAAGCCACGCCGACGGTGAAACCGGCCGCGGCGGACCTGACCGAGGAAGTCCGCGCCCTCCTGGGCGTCGCCGAACTCGATCCGGACGTCCCGCTCTACGACCTCGGCGCCGACTCCCTCACCCTGCTGGACGTCGTCGACTCGGTGAAACGCCTGTACGGCGTCGATCTCGACCTCGCCTGGCTCGGCCCGGAGGTCACGATGTCGGCGTTGCTGGCGAAGCTCGCCGAAGCCGCCGACACCGGCGAAGTGGTCGTGCAGGTCTGGCGCGAAGGCAGTGGCGAACAAGCCGTCTGCCTCGTGCATCCCGTCGGCGGGGACGTGCACGCCTACCGCCCGCTCGTCGAGGCCCTCCCGCCCGGGCTCGGCGTCTGCGTGATCGCCGACCCGGCGCTCGGCAGGCCGGAACCGCCCGGCTGGCCGGTCGCGGACCGGGCCCGCCGGTACTACGCGGCCGTGCGCACGCAGTTCCCCGGCCGCACCTGGCAGCTGGCCGGGTGGTCGTTCGGTGCCTGGGTCGCGGCCGGGATGGCCGCCGAAGCCGAGGCGGCCGGGCAGCCGGTGCGGGCGCTGCACCTCATCGACCCGCCGCCGCCCGGCGCGAGCGCCGCCGGCTACAGCGACGCGCAGCTGGAGACGGTCTTCGAGCGCGAGCTGGGCGCCTCCGGCGGCACCGCGGGCGAGCACGCGCGGCGGCTGGCCCGGGCGTGCCGGGCCAATCTGCGCAGCATGACCGGCCACGAGCTGCCCCGGCTGACCACGACGCCCAGCCACGTCTGGCTCGCCACCGAACCCGAGCCCGGCCTGCCGGTGGCCGGCCGCGACGGCTGGCGCGCCCTGCTCCCCGAACCGAGCGACTGGCACGAACTGCCCGCCACCCACTACGGCATCGTGCGCGCCCCGCACGTCACCGCGGTGGCCGCGGCCATCGGACTGTGA